In one window of Camelina sativa cultivar DH55 chromosome 15, Cs, whole genome shotgun sequence DNA:
- the LOC104744542 gene encoding probable inactive ATP-dependent zinc metalloprotease FTSHI 5, chloroplastic produces MDFISASTISSPFLTQLSPLSLGSGIVSLKPRYRVKNRKFGCRESKKSRKIVPIRGCFGFSGGVNASFLRSEKCESGSESVSESLRLCGDGNELVPSSVYNAKTRESLFQFVSKPLVDALFCIAIGFSPVRSFQAPALAVPFVSDVIWRRKKEAVREKEVVLKTVDHEFSDYTRRLLARVSVLLKVVDKVRKENGDVAEVGTVLDAVKVEKEKLQKEIMSGLYRDMRRLRKERDVLMKRADGIVDEALRLKKESEKLLIKGAREKVEKLEESVDIMETEYNKIWERIDEIDDIILKKETTTLSFGVRELIFIERECVELVKSFNRDMNRKIPESVPESSITKLSRSEIKQELVNAQRKHLEQTILPNVLELEEVDPLFDRDSVDFSLRIKKRLEESKKLQRDLQNRIRKRMKKFGEEKLFVQKTPEGEAVKGFPEAEVKWMFGEKEVVVPKAIQLHLRHGWKKWQEEAKADLKQKLLEDVDFGKQYIAQRQEQVLLDRDRVVSNTWYNEDKNRWEMDPMAVPYAVSRKLIDSARIRHDYAIMYVALKGDDKEYYVDIKEYEMLFEKFGGFDALYLKMLACGIPTSVHLMWIPMSELSLQQQFLLVTRVVSRVFNALKKTQVVSNAKDNALRRIRNINDDIMMAVVFPVIEFIIPYQLRLRLGMAWPEEIEQTVGSTWYLQWQSEAELNFKSRNTEDFQWFLWFLIRSSIYGFVLYHVFRFLKRKVPRFLGYGPFRRDPNVRKFFRVKSYFTYRKRRIKQKRKAGIDPIKTAFDRMKRVKNPPIPLKNFASIESMREEINEVVAFLQNPKAFQEMGARAPRGVLIVGERGTGKTSLALAIAAEARVPVVNVEAQELEAGLWVGQSAANVRELFQTARDLAPVIIFVEDFDLFAGVRGKFVHTKQQDHESFINQLLVELDGFEKQDGVVLMATTRNHKQIDEALRRPGRMDRVFHLQSPTEMERERILHNAAEETMDRELIDLVDWRKVSEKTTLLRPIELKLVPMALESSAFRSKFLDTDELLSYVSWFATFSHIVPPWLRKTKLAKTMGKVLVNHLGLNLTKEDLENVVDLMEPYGQISNGIELLSPSVAWTRETKYPHAVWAAGRALIALLIPNFDVVENLWLEPSSWEGIGCTKITKVTSGGSAIGNTESRSYLEKKLVFCFGSHIASQMLLPPGDENFLSSSEITKAQEIATRMVLQYGWGPDDSPAVYYATNAVSALSMGNNHEYEMADKVEKIYDLAYEKAKGMLLKNRRVLEKITEELLEFEILTQKDLDRIVHENGGIREKEPFFLSGTDYNEPLSRSFLDVGDPPETALLSAPT; encoded by the exons ATGGATTTCATCTCCGCTTCTACCATATCTTCACCCTTTCTCACACAGTTATCTCCGCTTTCTCTGGGCTCAGGTATAGTTTCGTTAAAGCCTAGATATCGGgtcaaaaatcgaaaatttggGTGTAGAGAATCTAAGAAATCTAGAAAAATTGTGCCCATTAGAGGCTGTTTTGGTTTTTCCGGTGGTGTCAATGCGAGTTTTTTGAGGTCGGAAAAGTGTGAATCCGGGAGTGAATCTGTCTCGGAATCATTGAGATTATGTGGAGATGGAAACGAGCTTGTGCCATCGTCTGTGTATAACGCAAAGACGAGAGAGAGCTTATTTCAGTTTGTGTCAAAGCCTTTAGTTGACGCCTTGTTTTGTATTGCGATTGGGTTTTCGCCAGTTCGCTCTTTTCAAGCTCCAGCTTTAGCTGTGCCTTTCGTCAGTGATGTGATTtggaggagaaagaaagaggcagtgagagagaaagaggtgGTTCTGAAAACTGTTGATCATGAGTTCTCGGATTATACTCGGAGGCTGTTGGCGAGAGTCTCGGTTTTACTGAAGGTTGTTGACAAGGTTAGAAAGGAAAATGGAGATGTTGCCGAAGTGGGAACGGTTTTGGATGCAGTGAAGGTGGAGAAGGAGAAACTGCAGAAAGAGATAATGAGTGGATTGTATCGTGATATGAGGCGGTTGAGGAAGGAGAGAGATGTGTTAATGAAAAGAGCTGATGGGATTGTAGATGAGGCCCTAAGgttgaagaaagagagtgaaAAACTGTTGATAAAAGGCGCTAGGGAGAAAGTTGAGAAATTGGAAGAGAGTGTGGATATAATGGAGACTGAGTACAACAAGATATGGGAAAGAATTGATGAGATTGACGATATCATTTTAAAGAAAGAGACAACAACATTGAGTTTTGGGGTTAGGGAGCTTATTTTCATCGAAAGAGAGTGTGTAGAGTTGGTTAAGAGCTTCAACCGAGATATGAATCGAAAAATTCCTGAAAG TGTTCCTGAAAGCTCCATTACAAAACTCTCGAGGTCTGAGATTAAGCAGGAATTAGTGAACGCTCAAAGAAAGCACTTGGAACAAACGATACTGCCTAATGTTTTGGAACTAGAGGAGGTTGACCCCCTTTTCGATCGTGACTCAGTGGATTTTTCTCTACGAATCAAAAAACGCCTTGAGGAATCAAAAAAGCTGCAGAGAGATCTCCAGAATCGTATCAGAAAACGTATGAAAAAGTTTGGTGAAGAAAAGCTTTTTGTTCAAAAGACTCCAGAAGGTGAAGCTGTCAAGGGATTTCCTGAGGCTGAGGTGAAATGGATGTTTGGAGAGAAGGAGGTGGTTGTTCCGAAAGCTATCCAGCTCCATCTACGGCATGGTTGGAAAAAGTGGCAGGAAGAAGCAAAAGCCGATTTGAAACAGAAACTTTTGGAAGATGTTGATTTTGGCAAACAATATATTGCGCAGAGACAG GAACAAGTACTCCTGGATCGAGATAGAGTTGTTTCAAATACGTGGTATAACGAGGACAAAAATAGGTGGGAGATGGACCCTATGGCAGTTCCATATGCAGTTTCCAGAAAGCTGATTGACAGTGCCAGGATTAGGCATGATTATGCTATAATGTATGTTGCATTAAAAGGAGATGACAAGGAGTATTACGTTGACATTAAG GAATATGAGATGCTATTTGAGAAATTCGGAGGGTTTGATGCTCTGTACCTCAAAATGCTTGCTTGTGGAATTCCAACTTCTGTTCATCTGATGTGGATACCCATGTCAGAGCTAAGTCTTCAACAACAGTTTCTGTTGGTTACAAGGGTGGTTTCTCGAGTCTTTAACGCATTGAAGAAGACTCAAGTTGTATCAAATGCGAAGGATAATGCATTAAGGAGAATAAGGAATATTAACGATGACATTATGATGGCGGTCGTGTTTCCAGTTATCGAATTTATCATTCCTTACCAG TTACGGCTGCGTCTGGGAATGGCTTGGCCAGAAGAAATAGAACAGACTGTTGGCTCAACATGGTACTTACAATGGCAGTCTGAAGCAGAATTGAACTTCAAGTCCCGCAATACAGAAGATTTTCAGTGGTTCCTTTGGTTTCTAATTCGAAGTTCTATATATGGGTTTGTTTTGTATCATGTTTTTCGCTTTCTGAAAAGAAAGGTCCCAAGATTTCTTGGCTATGGACCCTTCCGCCGAGATCCAAACGTGCGGAAATTCTTTAGAGTG aaatcatattttacttatagaaaaaggagaatcaaacaaaagagaaaggcTGGAATCGACCCCATAAAAACTGCATTCGACAGAATGAAGAGAGTGAAAAATCCACCAATTCCATTAAAAAACTTTGCTAGTATTGAGTCTATGAGAGAAGAAATCAACGAGGTTGTGGCATTTTTACAAAATCCAAAGGCATTTCAGGAGATGGGTGCCCGCGCACCTCGG GGAGTTCTTATTGTGGGTGAGAGAGGAACAGGGAAGACGTCACTGGCGCTCGCTATAGCAGCGGAAGCAAGAGTGCCTGTTGTCAATGTTGAAGCTCAAGAGTTGGAAGCTGGGCTATGGGTTGGTCAAAGTGCAGCGAATGTCAGGGAACTCTTTCAAACTGCAAGAGACTTG GCACCCGTAATCATTTTTGTGGAGGATTTTGACCTCTTTGCTGGTGTACGCGGGAAGTTCGTACATACAAAACAGCAAGATCATGAATCGTTCATTAATCAGCTTCTTGTTGAACTTGATGG CTTTGAGAAACAGGATGGTGTAGTTTTGATGGCGACGACACGAAATCATAAGCAAATTGATGAGGCGTTAAGAAGGCCAGGTCGTATGGATAGAGTATTCCATCTTCAAAGTCCAACTGAAATGGAAAGGGAGAGGATTTTACACAACGCTGCAGAAGAAACCATGGACAGAGAACTCATTGATCTAGTGGATTGGCGTAAG GTTTCGGAGAAGACAACTTTATTACGACCGATAGAACTAAAACTTGTTCCAATGGCTCTCGAAAGCAGTGCCTTCAGAAGCAAATTTCTGGACACTGACGAACTTCTGAGTTACGTTAGCTGGTTTGCG ACGTTTAGCCATATAGTCCCCCCATGGCTGCGGAAAACTAAACTTGCAAAGACAATGGGAAAAGTGCTTGTAAATCATCTTGGACTCAACTTAACCAAAGAAGATTTGGAGAATGTGGTTGATCTGATGGAACCATATGGACAAATAAGCAACGGAATAGAACTTTTAAGTCCTTCTGTTGCTTGGACGAGGGAGACAAAGTACCCACATGCTGTCTGGGCGGCTGGTCGTGCTCTCATTGCACTTCTAATACCAAACTTCGATGTTGTGGAAAATCTTTGGCTTGAGCCTAGTTCCTGGGAAGGAATTGGGTGTACAAAAATAACCAAGGTCACAAGTGGAGGCTCTGCAATTGGGAATACCGAATCAAGATCATATCTTGAAAAGAAGCTTGTTTTCTGCTTTGGATCTCACATTGCATCCCAAATGCTTCTTCCTCCCGGAgatgaaaattttctttcttcttcagaaaTAACTAAAGCGCAGGAG ATTGCAACACGTATGGTGCTTCAATATGGCTGGGGACCCGATGACAGTCCTGCGGTATACTATGCTACTAACGCG GTTTCAGCTTTGAGTATGGGGAACAATCACGAGTATGAAATGGCGGATAAAGTTGAAAAG ATTTATGACTTAGCGTATGAAAAGGCAAAGGGAATGCTTCTTAAAAATCGCCGTGTCCTTGAGAAAATCACAGAGGAGCTACTcgaatttgaaatcttaactcAGAAG GATCTGGACAGAATTGTACATGAGAATGGAGGGATTCGGGAGAAGGAACCCTTCTTTCTCTCAGGAACTGATTACAATGAG CCATTGTCAAGAAGTTTTCTTGATGTTGGAGATccgccagaaactgcacttctTAGTGCACCAACCTAA
- the LOC104744546 gene encoding cysteine-rich repeat secretory protein 39, whose product MVVHLISLLTPILALIIILSLPSLINTSQLDYDTLVFKQCDSLDANILQKTATKYSDYSNKNLLLRAQALSSFLRKLESESSRSKFYKTLVGNEEHAVSGWFQCREDYPSEICHRCVNVLRDISSRLCGNATSARVHLRGCHLIYEFERVETPSAQGARNHHNNHKLFETPKHGLLHKICDGATAETFVGFEELKREALAAAETGVVDGHGFFEDSFKLLHVVAQCDGHVEACDCGECVSAAAAAAAEECQWSIAGQIYLEGCYVGYTYHPHDVPDNSYHEEEGSKVNTGKSLAIVVGGVAALVLVAIFFMFLKSLRKKGDDC is encoded by the exons aTGGTTGTCCACTTGATCTCTCTTCTCACACCAATCCTAGCACTAATCATAATCCTGTCTCTTCCCTCTCTCATCAACACTTCCCAATTGGATTACGACACTCTAGTTTTCAAACAATGCGACTCATTGGACGCCAACATCCTTCAAAAAACAGCAACAAAATATTCAGATTACTCGAATAAGAATCTCCTTCTCCGTGCACAAGccctttcttctttcttacgCAAACTCGAATCCGAATCCTCTCGATCTAAGTTCTACAAGACTCTAGTTGGTAACGAAGAGCACGCCGTCTCTGGATGGTTCCAGTGCAGAGAAGATTATCCGAGTGAGATATGCCATAGGTGTGTTAATGTTCTTCGTGACATTTCTTCTAGACTGTGTGGAAATGCTACTTCAGCTCGTGTTCATCTCCGAGGATGTCACTTGATATACGAATTTGAACGTGTTGAGACCCCTAGTGCTC AAGGAGCTAGGAATCATCACAACAACCACAAGTTATTCGAAACCCCCAAACACGGTCTTCTCCACAAGATATGTGATGGAGCAACGGCGGAGACGTTTGTCGGATTCGAAGAGTTGAAGAGAGAGGCACTCGCTGCAGCTGAAACAGGAGTAGTTGACGGGCACGGGTTCTTTGAGGATAGTTTCAAACTCCTCCACGTTGTGGCTCAATGTGATGGCCACGTTGAAGCTTGCGATTGCGGTGAGTGCGTCAGTGCCGCGGCTGCTGCAGCGGCAGAAGAGTGTCAGTGGTCCATCGCGGGTCAGATATACTTAGAAGGGTGCTACGTCGGGTATACATACCACCCGCATGATGTTCCCGATAATTCATACCACG aagaagaaggttcaaAAGTAAACACGGGGAAGTCGTTGGCTATAGTTGTAGGAGGAGTAGCGGCATTGGTCCTTGTTGCTATCTTTTTTATGTTCTTAAAGAGCTTGCGTAAAAAAGGAGATG ATTGTTGA
- the LOC104744544 gene encoding uncharacterized protein LOC104744544, giving the protein MVRLKFACPVLEINLISAQDLAPVSRNMKTYSVAWINTDPMRKLTTRVDQSNRANPIWNEKFVFRVNDKILDADASAIVIEIYAAAWAKDALVGTVNVLLSDLFAPWSGFGDGDDGGGGNNNMRLVTLQIRRPSGRLQGFLRLGVALLDGGQRSMPLSIEVFDGSRRGDTNGTKRDQEASRMMHRRTNSDQTDLTTSTNDYGVKTGVVTNGGGGGGLVIGADSMVNGSLCSSDIGPSASVVAAAIAQGLYNRQKTAVATTNSNNKEDASSILEGKTEGVEHRVERWRAEKKGAVEAAGSSDESSGKGGAGRRRRRRRRKEKQQRGRNGGGGGGGGEGKKGLFSCFGNVFGCEISITCGGGSGGEGDSTKKRYNKNKVVNLSAVDETFSHSAT; this is encoded by the coding sequence atGGTTCGACTCAAGTTCGCATGTCCCGTTCTTGAAATCAATTTAATCTCAGCTCAAGATTTAGCCCCTGTTTCAAGAAACATGAAAACCTATTCCGTCGCTTGGATCAACACCGATCCTATGAGGAAACTCACAACGCGTGTTGATCAATCCAACAGAGCTAACCCTATATGGAACGAGAAGTTCGTGTTTAGGGTTAACGACAAGATCCTTGACGCTGACGCATCAGCTATCGTCATTGAGATTTACGCAGCGGCTTGGGCTAAAGACGCCCTTGTTGGTACTGTCAATGTTCTTCTTAGCGATCTTTTTGCTCCTTGGTCTGGTTTCGGTGACGGTGACGACGGTGGTGGTGGGAATAACAATATGAGGCTTGTGACGCTTCAGATCCGTCGTCCTTCCGGTAGGCTACAAGGGTTTTTACGTCTCGGCGTTGCGCTTCTTGACGGTGGTCAACGGAGTATGCCGTTATCTATAGAGGTTTTTGATGGAAGTCGAAGAGGAGACACGAATGGTACTAAAAGAGATCAAGAAGCTTCAAGGATGATGCATCGTCGTACGAATAGCGATCAAACGGATTTAACAACGTCTACGAATGATTACGGAGTTAAAACAGGGGTTGTAACcaacggaggaggaggtggtggtctTGTTATTGGTGCGGATAGTATGGTGAACGGTTCGCTTTGTAGCTCTGACATTGGACCATCAGCGTCAGTGGTCGCTGCTGCGATTGCGCAAGGGCTTTACAACAGGCAAAAAACAGCGGTTGCGACGACGAATAGTAATAACAAAGAGGACGCGAGTTCGATTCTTGAAGGGAAAACAGAGGGAGTTGAGCACAGAGTCGAGCGTTGGAGAGCGGAGAAGAAAGGAGCCGTTGAAGCGGCTGGTTCAAGCGATGAGTCTAGCGGGAAAGGAGGAGCAGGGAGGAGAcgtaggaggaggagaagaaaggagaaacaaCAACGAGGGAGGAacggtggaggtggaggaggaggaggagaaggtaAGAAAGGGTTGTTTTCATGTTTCGGGAACGTGTTTGGATGCGAGATATCGATAACTTGTGGTGGTGGAAGCGGCGGAGAAGGAGACAGCACGAAGAAGAGATATAACAAGAATAAAGTAGTCAATCTTAGTGCTGTAGACGAAACGTTTAGTCATTCTGCGActtga
- the LOC104744543 gene encoding uncharacterized protein LOC104744543 → MFGCDCFYWSRGVSELDTESAEPKPFSLPSPLPCWPEGNGFATGIINLGVIDVVKITKLHKVWSSDSSHGKSKRATFYRAEEIPHGFHCLGHYCQPTDQPLRGYVLAARASETINVDHLPPLKKPVSYSLVWSADLEKNGGGYFWLPIPPVGYRAMGFFVTHQPGKPETEEVRCVREDLTESCETSEMILEVGSSKKKSNRSGSPFSVWSTQPCERGMLSQGVAVGSFFCCTYDLSSDRTVPDIGCLKNLDSTLHAMPNLNQVHAVIEHYGPTVYFHPEEAYMPSSVQWFFKNGALLYRSGKSQEGEPINSTGSNLPVGGCNDMEFWIDLPEDEEAKSHLKKGNLESSELYVHVKPALGGTFTDIVMWIFCPFNGPATLKIGIFTLPMTRIGEHVGDWEHFTFRICNFSGELWQMFFSQHSGGGWVDASDIEFVKDNKPAVYSSKHGHASFPHPGMYLQGSSKFGIGVRNDVAKSDYIVDSSQRYVIVAAEYLGNGVVMEPRWLQYMREWGPSIAYDSGSEINKIMNLLPLVVRFSFENIVDLFPIALYGEEGPTGPKEKDNWEGDEIC, encoded by the exons ATGTTTGGGTGTGATTGTTTTTACTGGAGCAGAGGAGTCTCCGAGTTGGATACTGAATCGGCTGAGCCAAAGCCCTTCTCGCTTCCGTCTCCTCTTCCTTGTTGGCCAgaag GTAATGGTTTTGCCACGGGAATAATAAACCTAGGAGTGATCGATGTGGTGAAAATCACTAAGCTCCATAAAGTTTGGAGCTCCGATTCATCGCACGGAAAATCAAAACGTGCAACATTTTACAGAGCTGAGGAAATTCCACACGGTTTCCACTGCCTTGGTCACTATTGTCAGCCAACCGATCAGCCCTTGAGAGGTTATGTACTTGCAGCTCGGGCTAGTGAAACCATCAATGTTGATCATCTCCCGCCCCTGAAAAAGCCTGTGAGTTATTCCTTGGTTTGGAGTGCTGATTTAGAGAAAAATGGCGGTGGCTATTTCTGGCTACCTATTCCTCCGGTTGGTTACAGAGCAATGGGATTTTTTGTAACCCATCAACCAGGGAAACCTGAGACAGAGGAGGTTAGATGTGTCAGAGAGGATCTAACAGAGAGTTGTGAAACCTCTGAGATGATACTTGAGGTGGGTTCTTCCAAGAAAAAGTCGAACCGCTCTGGTTCTCCTTTTAGTGTATGGAGCACCCAACCTTGCGAGAGAGGAATGCTGTCACAAGGTGTAGCTGTTGGGTCATTCTTTTGCTGCACATATGATCTATCTTCTGATAGGACGGTCCCTGATATTGGATGCTTAAAGAATCTTGATTCGACTTTACACGCGATGCCAAATCTCAACCAGGTCCATGCTGTTATCGAACACTACGGACCAACCGTTTACTTCCATCCGGAAGAGGCTTACATGCCTTCATCCGTACAATGGTTCTTTAAAAACGGAGCTTTGTTGTACCGGTCAGGGAAATCACAAGAAGGTGAACCGATTAACTCCACAGGCTCGAACTTGCCTGTTGGAGGATGCAATGATATGGAATTCTGGATAGATCTTcctgaagacgaagaagcaaaGAGTCATCTCAAGAAAGGAAACCTTGAAAGCTCCGAGCTTTACGTTCATGTGAAACCAGCACTTGGTGGAACCTTCACCGACATTGTGATGTGGATCTTCTGCCCCTTTAATGGCCCGGCCACGCTCAAAATCGGGATATTCACGTTACCTATGACCCGCATAGGAGAACATGTTGGTGACTGGGAACATTTCACTTTCCGTATATGCAACTTCTCTGGTGAGCTTTGGCAAATGTTCTTCTCTCAGCACAGTGGTGGTGGTTGGGTTGATGCGTCAGATATTGAGTTTGTGAAAGATAACAAACCGGCTGTGTACTCATCTAAACACGGACATGCGAGTTTCCCTCATCCAGGAATGTATCTCCAAGGCTCGTCAAAGTTCGGGATTGGAGTGAGAAATGACGTTGCGAAAAGTGACTACATTGTGGATTCTAGCCAAAGGTATGTGATTGTAGCAGCAGAATATTTAGGTAATGGAGTTGTGATGGAGCCGCGCTGGTTACAGTATATGAGAGAATGGGGTCCGAGCATTGCCTATGACTCAGGGTCTGAGATCAATAAGATCAtgaatcttcttcctttggttGTTAGGTTCTCTTTTGAGAACATTGTCGATTTGTTTCCCATTGCTCTTTATGGAGAAGAAGGTCCTACGGGGCCAAAGGAGAAAGATAACTGGGAAGGAGATGAGATCTGttga